The nucleotide sequence TGACTCGCTGGTCATCCTCATGACCGGCAACCCGAGTGTCGAGACGAATATCCGGGCCCTTCAAGCCGGGGCCTGGGAATATCTGGCGATGCCGTTCACGGCCGAGCAACTGCAGCTTGTCGTAGGCCGTGCTGCACACCGCGTGCTAGAAGGTCGCGGCGCACCCGTTGCGGCCGCGGATGTGGTCGCCGACGCCCCCGATGACGGCATGGCATCGCTGATCGGAATCTCGCCGGCGTTCTGTCGGGCCGTGGAGCTCGCACGGAAGGTTGCCAAGACCAATGCATCGGTCATGATCAGCGGCGAGAGCGGCACCGGCAAGGAAGGAATAGCTCAGCTGATTCACAAGCAGAGCCGCCGTGCCGGCAAGAGGTTCGTCGCGATAAACTGCGCCGCACTCCCCGCCCAGCTGCTCGAATCCGAGATGTTCGGCCACAAGAAGGGCTCATTCACCGGCGCCGATCGAGACAAGCCAGGGTTGCTGGAGGTCGCTCACAACGGCTCTCTTTTTCTGGACGAACTGACCGAAATGCCTCTGGCCCTGCAGGCCAAGCTGCTCCGCGTCATCCAGGACGGAGTGGTGCGCCGGGTCGGTAGCGAGCAGGAAGACGCCACCGTCGACGTGCGCTTCATATCGGCGACCAACCGGGACCCCAACGAGGCGGTTCGGACGCACATTCTGCGAGACGACCTGTTCTATCGTCTGAGGGTGGTACCGCTGCACCTTCCGCCCCTCAGGGAGAGACTGGAAGACGTGCCGCTTCTGGCCAACCACTTCCTGGCTCAGTACTGGCGCAGGCACCGTATTTCCGATGGCGTTTGCCCATCGCTGTCGCCGTCGGCCATCGACCTGCTCACTTCACTGGCGTGGCCGGGCAACGTTCGCGAGCTGCAGAACCTGATGGAGCATCTGGCCGTGCTGGCGGACGCAGGGTCGACGATTCAGGCCGACGACCTTCCGGCGCGAGGGGACGTCGCTGCTGTCAATAACGGCACACGCAGCTGGCCCGCGCATCTGATGTCCAAGGCCTACCACCCGGCCAAGGAAGCGGTTCTCGCGCACTTCGAGAAGGAATATCTTTCCTTGCTGGTTGCGCGCGC is from Gemmatimonadota bacterium and encodes:
- a CDS encoding sigma-54 dependent transcriptional regulator, producing MSESLNGQRRADTDAVATSARAELRLLVVECDDSLREGCVAVLRGEGYTVTGSSRGDEALRMLQKRKYDIVLVNLFMSGVSGMKILEAARDAHSDSLVILMTGNPSVETNIRALQAGAWEYLAMPFTAEQLQLVVGRAAHRVLEGRGAPVAAADVVADAPDDGMASLIGISPAFCRAVELARKVAKTNASVMISGESGTGKEGIAQLIHKQSRRAGKRFVAINCAALPAQLLESEMFGHKKGSFTGADRDKPGLLEVAHNGSLFLDELTEMPLALQAKLLRVIQDGVVRRVGSEQEDATVDVRFISATNRDPNEAVRTHILRDDLFYRLRVVPLHLPPLRERLEDVPLLANHFLAQYWRRHRISDGVCPSLSPSAIDLLTSLAWPGNVRELQNLMEHLAVLADAGSTIQADDLPARGDVAAVNNGTRSWPAHLMSKAYHPAKEAVLAHFEKEYLSLLVARAERNMSKAARLAGIDRTTLYRLLDKHSIDAGSRPMPAVAIDTADVPPDPARLAD